GTCGGGCTAAGTCAGTTCCATTTGGAACTGTTACTTGGAAGGTAAGATATTCACCAGCAACAGGTGTTGGACTTGAAGATATTTGTCCAACAGGCCAATTATTGGTATTAGTCCAAGTGGCATTTGAACCAACCTGCGAAAGGGTGCTTGCTGAGTAATCAGTTGCTATGTATGAATAGTTTATTTCTTCGGTTGAAATGTGTTGACCAGTAGGGTCATATTGTAAAACTAAGGTTGATGGAAAAGTAACTAAAGCACTGCATTGTCCAGCATCAGTACTTGCAACGATATTTGCAGGACAAGTTATTGATGGTGCTTCAGTATCATTTACCGTTACTATTTGTTCACAGGTAGTAGTGTTTCCTGAAGCATCTGTAGCAGTCCAAGTTACCGTGTTGCTTCCATAAGCAAATTCAGCTGGTGCATTGTTTGATACAATTAAATTATTAATAGCGCTATTACCTTCAACCCAATTTGAGTTTGTACCAGATAAAGCAAAATTATTTAATAGACCATTATAGTTATTTCCTGATCCATCAACTACGTTTGTTAATCCGGCGTTGTTTCCATTTGGAATACCTTGATTAAAATTGTAAACAGCTTTTAATCCAGCTTGAGCTGAAAGTTCTAGATTTTTATTTGCATCAATCTGTGCTTGTGTTCTAGCAACATCCCAAATTCTAACTTCGTCCATAGTTCCGTTGAACCATGCGGCATTGAATGCTGGAAAACCTCCAAATAAAGAATAATTTCCAGTAGAAAGATTACGAACGAATGTATCGTTTACTGTAATATCTGGCACTCCGTTGATGTATAAAGTAACAAGAGTTCCTTGTCTTGATACGGCAAGATGAGTCCATGTATTTAATGGAGCTACAGCTGTACTGATTATTGGTAAATAAGCAGGTGAACCCGAAGCAGCCATTTCAAATCCAATATTACCAGCACCTTGACGCGATAATACAAACCAATTGCCTGGTTGATTTGGTTCAAAAGTTCTATTACTAATTAAATATCCCGAACTATTTGAATTAGGGTTTATCCATGTCTCAATGGTAAAATCTGAAGTGCCTAAATTAAATTCAGGCAGCGTGACATGATCATTACTACCATCAAAGTTTAATGAGTTTCCTATACTTGAACAATTATCACTAACATCAGGTTGTGTTAAAACCACTTCACCTGGACACTGAAAAGTGAGTGGCTCAGGACAAGTAATTACAGGTGGTTGTGAATCGTTTACTGTTACAGTAAAGACACAAGTAGGAGCATCACAATCATTGGTAGCAGTTGCTGTTACCGTTGTTGTTCCAACAGGAAAGAAACTACCCGAAGGAATTGAATAAGTTAATGTAGGTGTTGGAGTTCCTGTTGCAGTTGCTTCAAACGATACATTGGCACCACATTGTCCTGGAGTGCTGGAAACAGTAATGTTTGCAGGACAAGTAATTGTTGGTAATGCATTTACAACGATAGTCGTTGAAGCAGTGTTGCTACATCCTTTCAAATCAGTTGCTGTTACTGAAACAGGTCCAGCAGTAGCCACCGAAATAGAAGGAGTAGTTTCTGAAGTAGACCAGTTGTAAGTATTTACGAATTGACTAATTGGTTTGTAGTGCCATTTAACTCCACTTGAGTAGCCTTCTGTATAGGCAGTCATACCTGTTACAACATTTCCATTTGGAACATAAGAATCACCTAAATTTCCAGTTGCAGCATACCATCCAGTAATACTTGTAGTCGTACTTGGACTGCTATTATTGTTTTGATTGTTATATATGTTATTTATTGTTTGTCCATAACCTTGAAGACTATGTAAATAATAGCCATTAACCCAAGGATTAATATAATCAGCATTACCACCAACCATTACAGTATTGGCAGGTAATAAATACGGACCATCAGCAACTGGTCCTAAGCTTACCCCGCTATAACAAGTGTAAGCATAAGGTCCTGATAGGGTGCCGTTAGGATTCAGTTTTTGACAAACTAATCTAAATTGGTCTATCCATGCACCATGACTACCTTGAATTCCAACAACTACATATTCAGGAGGACAATCACAAGAAGTTGAAGTGCTATAAATATTCGGAGTTACTAAACCAGGTGACGCTTCAGCTGAAGCCTGTTCTACAGTTAGTGTAGTTGAACTGCCTTCACAAATAATAGTTTCTCCACTAATTGAGACTGTTGGTAAAGCGTTTATTCCTATTGTCAATGTAGCTGTTGAAGCACATTGATTGGGATTAGGTGTAAAAGTGTATGTTGTCGTTTGTGTATTATCTAATGCAGGCGACCATGACCCAGTAATATTATTGTTTGATGTTGTAGGCAAAGCACTAAGTGGACTTCCGTAACAAACACTTGTAACTGGATTAAACTCTGGTTGAATAAGATTGGTCGGGTTTACAGTTATAGTAAAGACACAAGTATCTGTTCCACAACTATTGGTAGCTGTCACAAGTATACTAGTAATTCCAACAGGAAAGAAACTACCTGAAGGAATTGAATAAGTTATATTTGGTGTAGGTGTGCCTGTTGCAGTTGCTTCAAAAGATACGTTGGCACCACATAGTCCTACAGTATTGGAAATTTCTATGTTTGAAGGACAAGTTATTACTGGTGGATTCAAAACATCCATAATTATAGAGTTGCTTGTAACGGAGTTAATAGTTGGACAAGCAGCATTACTATTAAGAACACAATAAACTTCGTCGCCCGAATTCATATTACCAATACTTATGTTTTGATTTGAACCTTGCTCTATTGATAAATTATTCAAATACCAAGTAATTAATGGATTATCACCTTCATTGGTAAGAATAGCTGTAAACTCGCCATTTTCATTTGAACATATTGTTGATGATGTAGTAGTTAAACTAACTGATGGAGTAACTAGGTTATTGATTGTAATATCGCTACCATTTGTTCCTCCTACACCTACTAAATTACTAGAAACGATTCTTACTCTATATCCAGTTCCATATGGAGTTCCCATTGGAATAGTTACGGAAATGGTTCCGTTTAAAGAGGTTGAGTTAATAGAACCAATATTTGTTGGTGTTGAAAAATCTCCTGATGCATTAGATAATTGAGCTGTAAATATGTTTCCAGGATTAAATATTCCTCCAGAAGTATAATTGACATTAAAGGTTTGACCTTCACAAAGAGAAGTGTTAATTGGTCCACAAGTTAATTGATTACCCAAACAAGTAAATTTGGATGAACTTGCTCCCGTACTACAATCGTTTGATGGTACAACAACAATATCACCACACCATGAAATGTTAGAGGCATTGAATGTAATTGAATTAGTATTGGCACCATTAGTAACAACCGCTCCAGGGGGTAATGTCCAAGTATAATTGGTGGCATTAGCTACCGGGCTAATGGAAAAATTAATATTGTTTTGTCCAAGAAGAATTGAAGAAGGTCCACTCATAGGACCAGCATTGCCAACAGTTGGTGAAACAACAGGATTTACTGAAATAGTTAATTCGACTGAACCACAAGGACCGCTTCCAGTAGCTGTATAGGTGATAGGAGTAGTTAATGTAGAAACAACATTAGTTCCTGTAGTGGTATTTAAACCAGTTGAAGGAGACCAAGACCAATTTGTAAACGTTCCTGGATTTACAATTGAAATTGGAGTTGCTGTTCCAGAGCAAATGTTTGCAGATGCACCTGTTGAATAACTTGAGTTGTTAATGTTAAAATTAATATTTGTTGCCGCTAAGGCTTCGTTTAAATCAGCTGTACTAAGTATGTAGGCGTATGAGAAAGTTGTTGATTGATTTGGCGCTAAATTCCCTAAGAAAAATGCGATTGAAATCGCAAAATCTCCAGATTGACTTCCAGATTGAGAAACTCCAGTTCCATTCCAAATTCTAGCAGCACTTCTGTTACTAAAACTTCCTCTACTAACTTTTGCACGTGAGTCAATTGAGCCTAAACCAAGATAAGAACCATAAGTCAATCCTGTAGCAGAAGCTAAAGCTCGATTACAAGTGTTAGGGTTTTGATATACTATTGAATTAAAGGTTGAATAATTACCTGTAAGAGGGTGCTCTTGGTCAGGATCAACGTTTCTCATATAATATACATTATTTATTGTAGAAGCCGTAGTGTTTACAATTGTAACTTCGGTCACAAAGTATAATGAGTTTGCAGGTAAATAAGTTTCAGCGGTAATACTTAACCCATTGATACTGCCTTGCCAAGTAATTGATTTCTTTTGCGGAGTTGAGACATAATTGGATAAAGAGCCAGGTATTTCAAAATCTCCCATTAATTGCAAGTTATTATAACTTACATTATTCATTGTTATACCCCATCCTTCTTCGGGTAGCCCAGGAATGAAATAATCGCCAATATACTTTGGTGTACCAACATTCCAACCATCTTTTTGAGGATCAGAAACAAATCCAAGTTGGTTCCCTGGTCTTGGATGATATGAACTATTAGGTACCCCTACAGTTGTGCCAAAAGAACCAGAAGGAGATACACCTACTTCTGCGTAGTTACCTTGCAAAAATGCATTACCACTAACCAACTGGGCACAGGCATAGTTGTTTAGTAAAAAATAAAATATTCCCAATAAAAGAATGGAAAATCGGTTTGGTTTTAGATGAGTTTTCATAATAATAGGAATATTTATTGGTTTAGTAATTTGTTGTTTAAATAGGTATTCCAATTAGTTTTATCCCAGCTTTTATCAGCATATTTAAGATGTAAATGGATGATAACCTTTTTTAAGGGAAAGTCTATTTTAAAGGATAATAAATTGTCTGACTTACTATCAAAGAAAGATTTAGCTTCTTCAGCTGATGTAAAATTAAAAATAGATAAATCAGCAATGTAGAATTCAGATAAACTAACATCTTGATTCAAAATAATTGAGGTTTTGTTCAAAAAAGTGGCTTTTGAAGGTAAAGAGTTTTCTTCCTGGGTCATTTGTTTACCTGAAAAGGTATTTTGTTGAGCAAAAAGAGAGCCTCCGCAGAAAACAATTGCTAAGGCTATAGCATTAATGATACACCTAGAGTTAAAAATAATTTTATTCATTTTATTATAAAAATTAATGTACCTACTCTTTGCTGGGATTTTCGGTTTCTTCCCATAATAATCTCGTACGCCTTAAAATATTTAAGGCGAAATCCTTTTTTCAATAGCAATTAAACACAGTGGGGTGGGGATACCAGAACAAAAAGTCAGTTAACAATAGAAAGGGGAGAGTGAAATAGTAGGTGATAATTTAAAATGTGTTATTTTTTTTAAATAACAAAAATTATTAGTAGGAGATAAAGTGCTAAACTATCAAATATTTAAATATGATATTAAATAATCGATGAGAGGTGATTTTTTACAGATTAAAAGAAATTTTATTTTTTTTTATTATATAAAAAACTTACAAGTTAGTAAAATGAAAGTTTTTACTCCGCCATGCGTTTTAACTTTGCCTTGTCTTTCAAGGCAATTTTTTTACCTATTAGTTCAATCAATCCTTGTTTGTTGAATTCGGAGAGTAAACGGATGCAGCTTTCGGTGGCGGTGCCAATCATTCCGGCTAGTTCTTCGCGGCTTAGTTGAATGTGAAGCGTTTTGTCCTCATTTACACCAAAAGATTCTTCGAGGTAAAGCAATGTTTCTGCCAGTCGTTCTTTGACACTTTTTTGTGCCATGGAAACCATGTGGTCATTGGCATCTTTCAGGTCACCACAAATGGTTTTCATCACATTCATTGAGAAGTCGTTGTTGGTGTTGAAAAAGCCCAAGATTTCGCTTTTTGGAATAAAACATACTTCCATATCTTCGAGAGCTACAGCGCTAAGGTCGGCTGCTTCATCGCTAATCATGGAACGTTGTCCTAATAGTTCACCAGGTTTCACGAGTTTTACAATCTGGTCTTTTCCGTTGGCGCTGAGTTTTGAAAGCTTGCAAACACCGTCTTTAATGCAATAAATACCATTGGTTACTTCGCCTTCTTCAAAAATAGCTTCGCCTTTTTTGATGGTATAGGAAGTTTTGCAGTTGGCCATTTTTACCAATTCTTCTTTGTTCAGTGCTTTTAGAGAACTGAATTGGCGTACGATGCATTGTTCACATTTGCTCATAGAGTGACTATTGTTATACAAATATATCTAAAGTATGACAAATATCATATTTTAAATTTATTGATTTTGTGACCTTTGTTTCAGGTAAAATGAGCAAATAATATGGACACAAAAAATTGTTTCCATTGTGGTCTTGAAATCAAGGCAAAAGATGAAATTGTTTTTGACGAAAAAAGTTTTTGTTGTGCGGGTTGTAAAACCGTCTATGAAATTTTCAGTCAAAATGATTTGACGTGTTATTATGATTTTCAAGCTTCGCCAGGCGCGACACCACAAGACATTCAAGGTAAATATGATTTTTTAAACAATGAGCAAATTGTCGACAAACTATTGGAATTCCAAGAAAGCGACACACATATTGTTTCACTTTTCATTCCTCATATACACTGTAGTTCGTGTATTTGGATTTTGGAAAATTTACAAAAGCTACAAAAAGGGATAAGCACTTCTCAGGTTAATTTTAACGAAAAAAAAGTTCGCGTAACCTATCATCCGCAAAAAACAAATCTTAAAGAAATTGTTGAGCTGCTTTCTTCCATTGGCTACGAACCGTATATCAGTTTAGAAAATTATTCTGAAGGCAAGAAACGGGTTGACCGCAGTTTGATTTATAAAATAGGCGTGGCGTTCTTTTGTTTTGGCAACATCATGTTGTTGTCGTTTCCCGAATATTTTGAAGTAGAAGAGTTTTGGATTAATCAATACCGTGGGTTTTTCCGTTGGTTGATTTTTGCATTGGCATTGCCAACGTTTTTCTATTCCGCATCGGGTTATTATGTTTCGGCTTATAAAAGCATCAAATCGCGAATGTTGAATATTGATGTTCCGATTGCACTGGGAATTGTAGTGATGTTTGTCCGAAGTACAGTAGATATTTTATTTGATTACGGACAAGGTTTTTTTGACAGCATGGCGGGATTAATTTTCTTTATGTTGTTGGGCAAATTGTTCCAAATCAAAACCTATGATTTCCTTTCTTTTGAACGCGATTATAAATCCTATTTCCCAATAGCCATCACAAAAATCACCACCGATGGAAAAGAAATTCCGGTGCAGGTTTATGATATCGAAAAAGGTGATAGGTTGCTAATTCGTAACCAAGAACTCATTCCTGTTGATGGTATTCTGATTTCTGAAAGCGCATCGATTGACTATAGTTTTGTTACTGGCGAAGCGGTTCCTATTGCCAAACAATCAGGTGATAAGTTATTTGCTGGAGGAAAACAATTGGGCAAAGTAATTGAGATGGAAGTGTTGTTTTCGGTATCACAAAGTTATTTGACTCAGTTGTGGAGCAATGATGTTTTTCAAAAGAAGCAGGAACAAAAACACAAAACCATTACCGATACCATCAGTCGTTATTTTACTCCGGTATTGTTATTAATAGCCATAGTTTCATTTGGCTATTGGATATTTATTGATACTACAACGGCGTTCAATGTGTTTACGGCGATATTGATTGTTGCTTGTCCATGTGCTTTGGCGTTAACGGCACCATTCACGTTAGGAAATGTATTGCGCATCATGGGGAAAAGAAAATTGTATTTAAAAAATGCGCCCGTAATCGAAGCCATGGCAAAAGTAGATACCATTGTTTTTGACAAAACCGGCACGATTACTTCCAATAAAGAAGCGGCCATTACTTTTGAAGGAACTTTAACGGAAAGAGAACTGATTGCAATAAAGAATGTGTTGCGTGGTTCCAATCATCCGTTGAGTAGAAGATTGTATGGGTTTTTGCCTGAAAGTGAAACTATTGCATTAGAACATTTTGAAGAGATTACTGGTAAAGGAATTTTGGCAACTATTGATGGGAAAAATATTCGCATCGGTTCAGCAGCTTTTGTTGGTTTTGAAGAAGAAAATAAGGTAGCGCAAACCAATGTTCACATCAGTATTGACGAAATTTATAAAGGGAAATATATTTTTGACCATCATTACCGCGAAGGATTGAAAGCCATTTTTGAAGAATTGAGCAAATACTACACACTAACCGTTTTATCGGGTGATAACGAAGGCGAAAAAGAGCGTTTGACGCAATGGTTGCCTAAGAGCACCAAACTATTATTCAACCAAAAACCCGAACAAAAACTGGCTTACATTGCCCAACTGCAAACCATTGGAAACAACGTTATGATGATAGGCGATGGGTTGAACGATGCTGGCGCTTTGGCACAAAGTAATGTTGGAATTGCTATTTCTGAGAATGTCAATGTGTTTTCACCTGCTTGCGATGGTATATTGGATGCGGTGCAGTTCAGTAAAATTCCATTCTTTATGCGCTATGCAAAGAATGCTATGAAAACCATTTACCTCAGTTTTGGAATTTCGTTGCTCTATAACGTTGTAGGACTAAGTTTTGCGGTTACTGGTCATTTGTCGCCTTTGGTTGCCGCTATTATTATGCCGTTGAGTACTATTACCATCGTTAGTTTTGTAACGCTGATGAGTAATTTTTATGCGGGTAAAGGGAAATAAGTTAAAACTGAAAAGTTTGCCCATTGTAGTTAAAGGGTTTGTCTCCAAATCGCTCTCTAAGAATCTCTTTCAATGCGCATAAACGATAAATCTTCATGTTTAATGGCAACGAATCGTTTTGTTTTGTTTCATAAAAGATTATTAGCTCTTCGCTGGTTTTAGATTCAAAGAACTCTTTAAATTTTTCAACTTGAATTATGTCATCAATATTTAATTCAATTTCTAATTTCTCGTCATCATTATCTTCGATGAAATCATTAAAATCTTCTTCCATAAGTATTAATTTTTAAATAATTAGTTTCTCAAAATCTTTTCCATTTTCTTGCCTTTAGCCAATTCATCGATAAGTTTATCAAGATAACGCACTTGTTTGGTTAATGGATTGTCTATTTCTTCGATGCGGTAACCACAAATTACTCCAGTAATCAGTTCGGCTTTTGGGTTTAAAGTAGCGCGTTCAAAGAACGTTTTAAACGTTACCTTTTCGTCAATGAGTTCTTGGAGTTTTTTTTCATCAAATCCTGTCAGCCATTCAATTACTTCGTGAAGTTCGGCAACGGTTCTGCCTTTGGTTTCCACTTTTTTTACATAATGTGGATAAACAGAGCCAAAGATTAGCGCTGCTATTTTTTGATTGTGTGTATCGGTGGGTTTCATTATTTAATTTTTTACTAAAGTAAAAATTTTTAAAGATTTCCGTATACAAATAACCAAATCTCAAATAAACTTTTCTGTCCACATGACAAATATCATATTTTAAGAAATCAATGCACTCTAAATTTGTCCTACACAAAGTAGAGGTATGAGTGTAATCTATATGTTAATCGGGATAAGTATTCTAGTAGCTGTCTTTTTTTTATATGCGTTTATCAGAGCGGTAAAAAATGGGCAGTACGACGATGACTATACGC
The window above is part of the Flavobacterium sp. PMTSA4 genome. Proteins encoded here:
- a CDS encoding Crp/Fnr family transcriptional regulator, translating into MSKCEQCIVRQFSSLKALNKEELVKMANCKTSYTIKKGEAIFEEGEVTNGIYCIKDGVCKLSKLSANGKDQIVKLVKPGELLGQRSMISDEAADLSAVALEDMEVCFIPKSEILGFFNTNNDFSMNVMKTICGDLKDANDHMVSMAQKSVKERLAETLLYLEESFGVNEDKTLHIQLSREELAGMIGTATESCIRLLSEFNKQGLIELIGKKIALKDKAKLKRMAE
- the ccoS gene encoding cbb3-type cytochrome oxidase assembly protein CcoS, encoding MSVIYMLIGISILVAVFFLYAFIRAVKNGQYDDDYTPSVRMLFEDELIKEKKPKELSLAETNNLNQNKN
- a CDS encoding DUF2200 domain-containing protein — translated: MKPTDTHNQKIAALIFGSVYPHYVKKVETKGRTVAELHEVIEWLTGFDEKKLQELIDEKVTFKTFFERATLNPKAELITGVICGYRIEEIDNPLTKQVRYLDKLIDELAKGKKMEKILRN
- a CDS encoding heavy metal translocating P-type ATPase translates to MDTKNCFHCGLEIKAKDEIVFDEKSFCCAGCKTVYEIFSQNDLTCYYDFQASPGATPQDIQGKYDFLNNEQIVDKLLEFQESDTHIVSLFIPHIHCSSCIWILENLQKLQKGISTSQVNFNEKKVRVTYHPQKTNLKEIVELLSSIGYEPYISLENYSEGKKRVDRSLIYKIGVAFFCFGNIMLLSFPEYFEVEEFWINQYRGFFRWLIFALALPTFFYSASGYYVSAYKSIKSRMLNIDVPIALGIVVMFVRSTVDILFDYGQGFFDSMAGLIFFMLLGKLFQIKTYDFLSFERDYKSYFPIAITKITTDGKEIPVQVYDIEKGDRLLIRNQELIPVDGILISESASIDYSFVTGEAVPIAKQSGDKLFAGGKQLGKVIEMEVLFSVSQSYLTQLWSNDVFQKKQEQKHKTITDTISRYFTPVLLLIAIVSFGYWIFIDTTTAFNVFTAILIVACPCALALTAPFTLGNVLRIMGKRKLYLKNAPVIEAMAKVDTIVFDKTGTITSNKEAAITFEGTLTERELIAIKNVLRGSNHPLSRRLYGFLPESETIALEHFEEITGKGILATIDGKNIRIGSAAFVGFEEENKVAQTNVHISIDEIYKGKYIFDHHYREGLKAIFEELSKYYTLTVLSGDNEGEKERLTQWLPKSTKLLFNQKPEQKLAYIAQLQTIGNNVMMIGDGLNDAGALAQSNVGIAISENVNVFSPACDGILDAVQFSKIPFFMRYAKNAMKTIYLSFGISLLYNVVGLSFAVTGHLSPLVAAIIMPLSTITIVSFVTLMSNFYAGKGK